The following proteins come from a genomic window of Pelagicoccus albus:
- a CDS encoding glycoside hydrolase family 2 TIM barrel-domain containing protein, producing MRLPISLRTLIVALSLLAIPISWAQIPAQLLDEGWLFHAGDLESVADAQTPATFAGEPVHMPHDWAAAGPFDPEEHGGTGKLPWKGIGWYRTELDIPAEAEGQRVYLDFDGAMAFPVIYLNGEEVGSWDYGYTPFRIDITDHVKAGESNVLAVKLDTQKWSSRWYPGAGLYRKVTLVFDQQIHFANWGVGVSTDGDELLGLPAENAILSIEVENHTDAETALVIETEILDPAGKTVATETLEASALSDATTHLGMELHVANPELWDVDSPKLYAAKVKLLDSEGELLDEYETNFGFRTFAFTADDGFHLNGRRVQLKGVNLHSDLGPLGMAFNYHAQKRQLEIMMEMGVNAIRTSHNPPAKELLELCDELGLVVWDEVFDKWGWTAGRDDLTPPLMPFAHRQIENTLKRDRNHPSVVIWSIGNEVQGGDAGDGITPERTAMLAGFARTIDAHRPIAMACHIPPLTNGENFASLDLAGWNYARRYARFRSVWPEKPIVYSESASAFSTRGYYDPELATRKSDYGKPYEISSYDVTAAYWSDVPDKEFELMENDSYVAGEFVWTGFDYIGEPTPYDAQSRSSYFGIVDLCGFLKDRFFIYRSHWREDVDTTHILPHWNWEGREGKNVPVFVYTNGDSAELFLNGESLGMRRKGERPERGPNLAASATATASSGESAALAIDSELSTAWIAGEEDQPSLTIDLGQLHPISTIQLETNGKEHFYAYVIETSKNGKKWKQIVEKGTEDLEEWQGVTRILHQVEAEGRYLRISFAENLGESETGLSDVKVFSNPTTNDYYDVTYDYRLRWDEVTYQPGELKAVSYKDGEVIGEATVETTGKPVALRLTPEKTEVAADGQEFVYVTAEAVDSKGRAYPLADNEITFSVSGAGEFQATGNGDSYSFVSFSSPVRKLFYGKAQLIVRPLAGNGGTITITAEAEGLESATIEVLAK from the coding sequence ATGAGACTCCCCATATCCTTACGAACCCTGATCGTAGCCCTATCGCTACTGGCCATTCCAATTTCCTGGGCTCAAATCCCAGCCCAGCTCCTCGACGAGGGTTGGCTTTTTCATGCTGGAGACCTTGAGTCCGTAGCCGACGCTCAAACGCCTGCTACCTTCGCGGGCGAGCCGGTTCACATGCCGCACGACTGGGCCGCAGCCGGCCCCTTCGATCCTGAAGAGCATGGAGGCACGGGCAAGCTGCCCTGGAAGGGTATAGGCTGGTACCGCACCGAGTTGGATATCCCTGCAGAAGCGGAAGGCCAACGCGTCTACCTCGATTTCGACGGAGCCATGGCCTTCCCGGTCATCTATCTCAACGGTGAGGAAGTCGGATCATGGGACTACGGATACACGCCCTTCCGCATCGACATCACCGACCACGTGAAAGCAGGCGAAAGCAACGTCCTCGCAGTTAAGCTGGATACCCAGAAGTGGTCTTCTCGCTGGTATCCGGGAGCCGGGCTCTATCGCAAGGTCACGCTCGTTTTCGACCAACAAATCCACTTCGCGAACTGGGGAGTGGGCGTTTCCACCGATGGTGACGAGCTGCTCGGCCTGCCCGCGGAAAATGCGATTCTCTCCATCGAGGTTGAAAACCACACCGACGCGGAAACCGCTCTCGTAATTGAAACGGAGATCCTGGATCCAGCAGGCAAAACAGTTGCCACTGAAACATTGGAAGCCTCCGCCCTTTCAGATGCGACCACCCATCTCGGTATGGAGCTGCATGTAGCCAATCCAGAACTTTGGGATGTCGATTCGCCAAAACTCTACGCGGCCAAAGTGAAGTTGCTCGATTCAGAAGGAGAACTGCTCGACGAGTACGAAACGAATTTTGGATTCCGCACTTTCGCTTTCACCGCTGACGACGGCTTCCACCTAAACGGTCGCCGCGTACAGCTAAAAGGAGTCAACCTTCACTCCGACCTCGGGCCGTTGGGAATGGCATTTAACTACCACGCCCAAAAGCGTCAGCTAGAGATCATGATGGAGATGGGGGTCAATGCGATCCGCACCTCCCACAACCCTCCAGCCAAAGAACTGCTAGAGCTCTGCGACGAGCTCGGCCTCGTAGTATGGGACGAAGTATTCGATAAATGGGGATGGACCGCGGGACGCGACGATTTGACACCACCGCTCATGCCATTTGCCCATCGCCAGATCGAGAACACCTTGAAGCGTGATCGCAACCATCCATCCGTGGTGATCTGGTCTATCGGAAACGAAGTACAAGGCGGCGACGCGGGAGACGGCATCACACCGGAGCGTACCGCCATGCTAGCCGGATTTGCCCGCACGATCGACGCCCATCGGCCTATCGCCATGGCCTGCCATATTCCTCCCCTCACCAACGGGGAAAACTTCGCTTCACTCGACCTCGCTGGCTGGAACTACGCTCGCCGCTACGCCCGCTTCCGCTCCGTCTGGCCTGAAAAGCCGATCGTATATTCTGAGTCGGCTTCCGCTTTCAGCACACGAGGCTACTACGATCCTGAGCTCGCAACTCGCAAATCCGACTACGGAAAGCCGTATGAGATTTCCTCATACGACGTCACCGCGGCCTATTGGTCGGACGTTCCCGACAAGGAATTTGAGTTGATGGAAAACGATTCCTATGTCGCGGGCGAATTCGTCTGGACCGGTTTCGACTATATCGGCGAACCAACTCCTTACGACGCGCAATCCCGCTCCTCGTACTTCGGCATCGTCGACCTTTGCGGCTTCCTCAAGGACCGCTTCTTCATCTACCGATCCCATTGGCGTGAAGATGTGGATACGACTCACATCTTGCCGCACTGGAATTGGGAAGGTCGTGAGGGCAAAAACGTGCCGGTATTCGTCTACACAAACGGCGACTCCGCCGAACTCTTCCTCAATGGCGAATCTCTCGGCATGCGTCGCAAGGGCGAGCGTCCAGAGCGTGGCCCCAACCTCGCTGCTTCAGCCACCGCCACCGCAAGCTCGGGCGAATCCGCCGCATTGGCTATCGATTCGGAACTCTCGACTGCCTGGATAGCTGGCGAGGAAGACCAGCCAAGCCTTACCATCGATCTCGGCCAACTCCACCCGATCAGCACCATCCAATTGGAAACAAACGGCAAAGAACACTTCTACGCTTACGTCATCGAGACCTCCAAAAACGGAAAAAAGTGGAAGCAGATCGTCGAGAAAGGAACCGAAGACCTAGAGGAATGGCAGGGCGTCACCCGAATCCTACACCAGGTCGAGGCGGAAGGCCGTTACCTGCGTATCTCCTTTGCAGAGAATCTCGGGGAATCGGAAACTGGGTTGAGCGACGTAAAAGTTTTCTCCAACCCTACGACCAACGACTACTACGACGTAACTTACGACTACCGTTTGCGTTGGGACGAAGTGACCTATCAGCCGGGCGAGTTGAAAGCAGTTTCCTACAAGGATGGCGAAGTGATCGGAGAAGCTACCGTCGAAACGACAGGCAAGCCGGTGGCTCTCCGCTTGACTCCGGAAAAGACCGAAGTCGCTGCAGATGGACAAGAGTTCGTCTATGTCACTGCTGAAGCAGTCGACTCAAAGGGACGCGCTTACCCGCTGGCCGACAACGAAATCACTTTCTCCGTTTCCGGAGCGGGCGAATTCCAGGCAACCGGAAATGGCGATTCCTACTCCTTCGTCTCCTTTAGTTCACCCGTTAGAAAGCTATTCTACGGCAAAGCTCAGCTCATCGTCCGTCCATTGGCTGGTAACGGCGGCACCATAACGATCACCGCTGAAGCCGAAGGCTTGGAAAGCGCGACGATCGAAGTCCTCGCCAAGTAG